CGCTGTCTGCGTTTGTGCTCGGGATCGGGCTCGGCAACGTGATGCAGGTACTGGTGATCGCGGTGCAGAACAGTGTCGAGCCCAAGCAGCTTGGCGCGGCGACCAGCACATCGACGTTTTTCCGCTCGATCGGTGGTTCTTTTGGTACCGCAGTTTTCGGCGCTGTCTGGACGTCGCAGTTGGCCAGCCATCTCGCAGCGGCGCTACCCGCCGAGATCGCGGCCAAGTTTGCCGGTAGCGGCCAATCGATCACATCATCGATGAGCAACATCGATTCATTGCCGCCCGCAGTCCACGACTCGGTAATTAACGCGATTGCCCAGTCCATCGACGCAACATTCTTGGTGGCTGTCCCGATTATGGCGCTTGCGTTTGTGCTGTCCCTGTTCCTCAAAGAGATGCCGCTGCGTCGAACCCAGAACACGGCCCACGACTTGGCCGACGACGCGGCGCTGCCGTTGCCGACGTTGGACTAAGCCTCAGCCATTTCGATGGCGATGGGGTTGCTAAGGATTTTGCTGACCGGGCAGCCTCGCAATACACGCAGCAGACCGGCTCGCTCTCGATCGGTCAGGTCGCCGGTCAGTTCTACTCGAAGGGTGAACTGTGTCTGATTGTCGACCGTCTCGTGGGTGACCTCGACCCGGACGGAGTCCAACGGGGTGCTACGGACATCGGCAGCGATCTGAATTGTCATCGATACGCACGCCGCGAGGGCTCCGTCGAGCAACGTGGTCGGGGACATACCCGCTGTACCACCGACGCCTTGAAAGTCCGAGTCCGTAACGATTGAGTGGTCGCAGCCATTCTGCTCGCCCGTGACCACGGTGGCGTAGCGCGGATTGAGTGACTGTGCGATTGCCATGCTTACTCCTGGGTGCGGGCGGCTGACAGCGCGTAGGGCCGTTTGCCCCGGCCATCTCCGGCGATCATGCCTTGTCCTCGGGCTCCAAGCTCGCCGGCCGACGCAGACCGTATACCGGCGACATCGTCGCGACGAGTCCCGCTGCCGCGCACGTCGTCGCGGCGAGCAGGGCGATGAGCACGAGTAGCTGCACCTGCGCTGCCTGTGCTGGCGACGCACCCCCCAGCAGCATCCCGACGAACGCGCCGGGCAAAACGACCAAGCCAGCACTACGGGTCTGGTCCAGGCCTGGGATCAGCGAACGTTCCGCCGCCCTGCGGCCGATGGCGGCTACAGCCTCTCGTGGCGTTGCCCCGATTGCCAGCCATCCCTCGACCACGTCCCACTCGCTGTGGGCGTCGTCGCGGAATCGAGTACCGGTGAGGGAGACAGCGGTCATGGATCCGCCGATAACCTGAGCTGTGAACGGCAGTACCGACTGCGTAGTCAGCGGCAGCGCGCCGGTAGCGATCACCGGCGTGACGGCGACAACCGCGCCGAATGCCAATGGTGTCAGCACCCGCCAGCCGTTGCGCCAACCGCATTTGATGCGCCGAACG
This window of the Candidatus Nanopelagicales bacterium genome carries:
- a CDS encoding OsmC family protein, with the translated sequence MAIAQSLNPRYATVVTGEQNGCDHSIVTDSDFQGVGGTAGMSPTTLLDGALAACVSMTIQIAADVRSTPLDSVRVEVTHETVDNQTQFTLRVELTGDLTDRERAGLLRVLRGCPVSKILSNPIAIEMAEA
- a CDS encoding ABC transporter permease; this translates as AIGHADHVRYGSLTQTGFAIALLALITVGVMGFAGIRQRLDYLGAAARSIVQLILVALVVAWVFLHPAGTALYLVVMLVAATATSVRRIKCGWRNGWRVLTPLAFGAVVAVTPVIATGALPLTTQSVLPFTAQVIGGSMTAVSLTGTRFRDDAHSEWDVVEGWLAIGATPREAVAAIGRRAAERSLIPGLDQTRSAGLVVLPGAFVGMLLGGASPAQAAQVQLLVLIALLAATTCAAAGLVATMSPVYGLRRPASLEPEDKA